From one Macaca nemestrina isolate mMacNem1 chromosome 3, mMacNem.hap1, whole genome shotgun sequence genomic stretch:
- the LOC105483925 gene encoding LOW QUALITY PROTEIN: uncharacterized protein encoded by LINC01587-like (The sequence of the model RefSeq protein was modified relative to this genomic sequence to represent the inferred CDS: inserted 2 bases in 1 codon) yields the protein MDTQKQIHKTHNSKNQFLTNFFXLSVEFGQEGTCKNFYLLLSTGRYGQKSRRADLGTADAADKTEPECFAASWNFDPNPSATVSSAHSTGMHQ from the exons ATGGACACCCAGAAGCAAATTCACAAGACTCACAattcaaagaaccaatttttaacaaatttttt cCTGTCAGTTGAATTTGGGCAGGAAGGAACATGCAAAAATTTTTACCTTCTTCTTTCAACTGGACGCTACGGACAGAAATCCAGGAGAGCTGACC TAGGAACTGCAGACGCTGCAGATAAAACAGAGCCAGAATGCTTTGCTGCCAGCTGGAACTTTGACCCAAACCCCAGTGCGACAGTCTCCAGTGCTCACTCAACTGGAATGCATCAATGA